In Eucalyptus grandis isolate ANBG69807.140 chromosome 4, ASM1654582v1, whole genome shotgun sequence, the following proteins share a genomic window:
- the LOC104442458 gene encoding berberine bridge enzyme-like 21, with the protein MKPLTFLPSLFTLLFILVSLHLSPSWAASDSVYDTFLQCLTRRSQPSDHISDIIYSPANSSFANVLTSYLRNRRFNSSSTPKPLVIVTPKQESHVQAAILCSKDLGVHLKIRSGGHDYEGMSYVSVDAFFILDMFNLRSIDVDIQKETAWVQAGATLGELYYGIWKKSKVHGFPAGVCTVLGIGGHLSGGGYGNMLRKYGLSVDNVLDARIVDVQGRILDRKAMGEDLFWAILGGGGASFGVILAYQIKLVPVPEKVTVFRVERTLDQNATDLVYKWQSVAPSTDSGLFMRLSLLPTSSQTQKGQLTIGASLIALYLGNSDQLLAITDKEFPEIGLRKENCTEISWIESVLWWIGFDNGTFPAPETLLSRDYPAIFFKRKSDYVQTPIAKANLEWLWKKMIEVEKVGLSLNPYGGRMSEIPASATPFPHRAGNLFKIQYFIDWKEEDPEAGKKYLAQISRLYSYMTPFVSKNPRSAFLNYRDLDIGATTNGNNSYEEGRVYGVKYFNDNFERLIKVKTAVDPNNFFRNEQSIPTLPK; encoded by the coding sequence ATGAAACCTTTAACCTTTCTTCCTTCCCTCTTTACTCTCCTCTTCATCCTCgtttctctccatctctctccttcATGGGCAGCCTCAGACTCAGTGTACGACACCTTCCTCCAGTGCCTCACCCGCCGCAGTCAACCGTCGGACCACATCTCCGATATCATCTACTCACCGGCCAACTCCTCTTTCGCCAATGTCCTCACGTCCTACCTCCGTAACCGCCGCTTCAACTCGTCCTCGACGCCAAAGCCGCTTGTCATCGTAACGCCCAAGCAGGAGTCCCACGTGCAGGCCGCCATCCTGTGCTCCAAGGACCTCGGCGTGCACCTGAAGATCCGGAGCGGCGGACACGATTACGAGGGCATGTCGTACGTCTCCGTCGATGCGTTCTTCATCCTCGATATGTTCAACCTTCGGTCAATCGACGTGGACATCCAGAAAGAGACCGCGTGGGTCCAGGCTGGCGCGACTCTGGGAGAGTTGTACTACGGGATTTGGAAGAAGAGCAAGGTCCACGGCTTCCCTGCCGGTGTTTGTACCGTACTCGGCATCGGAGGCCACTTGAGCGGCGGCGGGTACGGCAACATGCTGAGGAAGTACGGCCTGTCGGTCGACAACGTCCTTGACGCGAGGATCGTGGACGTCCAAGGGCGGATTCTGGATAGAAAAGCCATGGGAGAGGATTTATTCTGGGCGATCCTCGGGGGAGGTGGGGCGAGCTTCGGAGTCATTCTGGCTTATCAGATTAAGTTAGTCCCGGTCCCGGAGAAGGTCACGGTCTTCCGCGTTGAAAGGACGCTCGATCAGAATGCGACAGATCTCGTGTACAAATGGCAGTCCGTGGCACCAAGCACGGACAGCGGCCTATTCATGAGGCTTTCATTGCTGCCAACCTCTTCCCAGACCCAAAAGGGACAACTAACGATAGGGGCCTCTTTGATTGCATTGTACCTTGGAAATTCAGATCAGCTCCTGGCAATTACGGACAAGGAGTTCCCTGAAATTGGGTTAAGAAAAGAGAATTGCACTGAGATTAGTTGGATCGAGTCGGTTCTCTGGTGGATCGGCTTCGACAATGGCACCTTCCCAGCCCCAGAGACCTTGCTGAGCCGAGACTATCCCGCCATTTTCTTCAAGAGGAAATCGGACTACGTCCAAACTCCGATCGCAAAGGCTAATCTCGAGTGGCTCTGGAAGAAGATGATCGAAGTGGAAAAAGTGGGGCTCTCACTCAATCCATACGGGGGGCGGATGAGCGAGATCCCGGCATCGGCCACCCCATTCCCGCACCGGGCTGGGAATCTGTTCAAGATTCAGTACTTCATCGATTGGAAGGAGGAGGACCCGGAAGCGGGGAAGAAGTACTTGGCGCAAATCAGTAGACTGTACAGCTACATGACTCCATTTGTATCGAAGAACCCAAGGAGCGCATTCTTGAACTACAGAGACCTGGACATTGGGGCTACTACCAATGGCAACAACAGCTACGAAGAAGGGCGAGTCTACGGGGTCAAGTACTTCAATGACAATTTTGAGAGGTTAATTAAAGTGAAAACTGCGGTTGATCCCAACAACTTCTTCAGGAACGAACAGAGCATCCCTACTCTGCCAAAATAA